The DNA segment TTGAGTTCAGCACGCTCTTCTTCAGGAACTCGTTTAAGAAGAGCCTGCCGTAGATCATCGTCTAGTCCGACCAAAAGATCAGTCGCATCATCCGGCGCCATTCTTTCGACAATGCGTGCAGCAAGTCCCCTATTCAAATGCTGAATAAGAGCTTTTTGATCGTTATCATCCATCTCGGCGATGGACTCGGCAGCATCCTTAATCGGAAGCTGTTTAACGAATTTGACCTGATCAGAAATGTCAAGGCCTTCAATGGTTTCTGCTGCATCAGCCGGATGCTGAGCTTCAAGCTCGGCAGCAGTCAACCCTTCGAAGTCTTTTTCCTCAACGAGATCTATTATATCTTTTGCACACATGGAAAAAAGTCCTAGCCCAATTCACTATTAAGGTCAAAGACTTCACTCCAGATTAGTGTTATATATTTGTGAAATATTTCATCAAGTCACCTACCTCTTGACGAAAGCCATATGGTGCTTTAGTTGCCAACATCAAGCTAAGAAAATTAGGAATAGGTATGTCTACCAGCACTTTTGATACTTTCTTCCAGGCTGAAGCCCGGATGTTTCTCCTCGCAACAATTCGTATTGCCCTTGCAGAGGATGGTTCAGACCTCACTTCAATGGGACTTTTTTCCGAGAACGACATGGCGCAAGCTCTGATTGTTGCAAAGCAAAAAACCGTTGTTGCAGGTCTTCCGATCATCCCTCTGGTTCTTGAATTTGGTGGTGAAGACTGCCAAGTTCATCTCAATGTTGATGACGGAGAAACTGTTTCCGAAGGCACCATGGTTGCGGCTTTGCAAGGTCCTGCAACCCAAATCCTCAAAGCGGAAAGAGTCATATTAAATTTTTTATGTCATTTGTCAGGGATCGCCAATATGACAGCTCAATATGTCGAAGCTCTTGAAGGGACAGGAGTGCAGCTTTTGGATACTCGGAAAACACTTCCAGGTCTCAGGTTTCCAGAGAAGTACGCTGTTTTGGCTGGCGGTGCCAAAAATCATCGGATGACTCTCTCTGAAATGCTCATGCTTAAGGATAACCATATAGACCGAGCCGGCAGTATTACGCATGCGGTCGAGACTCTTCTACGAACAAACTCCCCCTGCCCTCCCATTGAAGTTGAATGCCGAACCTTTGCTGAGGTTGAAGAAGCTTGCCAATGTCAAATCCAACGAATTATGCTTG comes from the Pseudodesulfovibrio piezophilus C1TLV30 genome and includes:
- the nadC gene encoding carboxylating nicotinate-nucleotide diphosphorylase, with the translated sequence MSTSTFDTFFQAEARMFLLATIRIALAEDGSDLTSMGLFSENDMAQALIVAKQKTVVAGLPIIPLVLEFGGEDCQVHLNVDDGETVSEGTMVAALQGPATQILKAERVILNFLCHLSGIANMTAQYVEALEGTGVQLLDTRKTLPGLRFPEKYAVLAGGAKNHRMTLSEMLMLKDNHIDRAGSITHAVETLLRTNSPCPPIEVECRTFAEVEEACQCQIQRIMLDNMDAKTAKEALTLIPDSIESEISGNVSLDTIREIAGSGPDFISVGKLTHSAPSSDFSMQFIPLG